From the genome of Spirosomataceae bacterium TFI 002, one region includes:
- a CDS encoding monosaccharide ABC transporter membrane protein, CUT2 family, producing MNKELLKKSQSLIGLFILCLVIGLLSDKFMTGTNLWNVLRQISVNVCISVGMTLVILMAGIDLSVGSVLAFSSVVCAGLLKYGVAIEPFGVHMGFTVLGAVLAALIVGAVFGLLNGWFITKFSVPPFVATLAMLTIARGATMLYSQGIPISNLGANFEFIGSGWFLGIPVPVWISIVVVILMIFITKKTSFGRHIYAIGGNEKAALLSGINVNAVKLKVYGIAGTMAAIGGILVTSRLNSAQPNAGVSYELDSIAAVVIGGTSLSGGVGTVAGTVIGAVIIGVLNNGLVLLDVSPFWQQVVKGGVILLAVIIDQKSKSKTA from the coding sequence ATGAACAAAGAACTATTAAAGAAATCTCAATCACTGATCGGCTTATTTATATTATGCCTTGTGATCGGCTTGCTTTCAGACAAATTCATGACAGGCACGAACCTGTGGAATGTTTTGAGGCAAATATCTGTCAATGTTTGTATTTCTGTAGGTATGACCCTTGTGATCTTGATGGCGGGTATCGACCTTTCGGTTGGTTCTGTATTGGCGTTTTCATCGGTAGTATGTGCTGGTCTATTGAAATACGGAGTAGCCATAGAGCCTTTTGGAGTACATATGGGTTTCACGGTTTTGGGTGCAGTATTAGCGGCCTTGATTGTAGGGGCAGTTTTTGGTTTATTGAATGGTTGGTTTATTACCAAGTTCTCAGTGCCTCCATTTGTTGCTACACTGGCCATGCTTACGATTGCAAGAGGGGCAACCATGCTTTATTCTCAGGGTATTCCTATTTCAAACCTTGGGGCAAACTTCGAATTCATTGGTTCTGGTTGGTTTTTGGGCATTCCTGTGCCAGTTTGGATATCAATAGTAGTCGTTATTTTGATGATTTTCATTACAAAAAAGACAAGCTTCGGAAGGCACATTTATGCCATTGGAGGAAACGAAAAAGCAGCTTTGCTTTCGGGAATCAATGTAAATGCTGTGAAGCTAAAAGTATACGGAATCGCAGGAACGATGGCAGCGATAGGAGGTATTTTGGTTACATCAAGACTAAACTCCGCTCAGCCAAATGCTGGAGTAAGTTACGAGTTGGATTCCATAGCAGCAGTAGTGATTGGTGGTACTTCCCTCTCTGGAGGCGTAGGAACAGTAGCAGGAACTGTGATAGGAGCAGTAATCATTGGGGTTTTGAATAACGGCTTAGTTTTATTGGATGTGTCACCTTTCTGGCAACAAGTGGTGAAAGGAGGAGTGATCCTTTTGGCAGTAATCATTGATCAAAAAAGTAAATCAAAAACAGCCTAA
- a CDS encoding transketolase has protein sequence MTTTELKHKSKELRKKTLKYIYNAKAGHTGGSLSIMDILNVLYNRIMNVSPDNFKSADRDRFIQSKGHCVEALYAVLADKGFFPEEDLMTLCQYQSPYIGHPTKGIPGMEQNTGGLGHGLPICCGNALAAKKDKSKVKVFTILGDGEMAEGSNWEALMFAAHYKLDNLCAVLDYNKLQITGSNADVMGLEPVAKKLEAFGWSVREVDGHDIDALIETFESLPFEKDKPSFVIAHTVKGKGVSYMENNIKWHHGVPSLEQYDQAMAELV, from the coding sequence ATGACAACAACAGAATTAAAACATAAATCAAAAGAGCTTCGTAAAAAGACGCTCAAATATATCTATAACGCCAAAGCTGGCCATACAGGTGGAAGCTTGTCTATCATGGACATTTTGAATGTGCTATACAATCGCATTATGAATGTTTCTCCCGATAATTTTAAATCGGCCGACCGCGATAGGTTTATTCAAAGCAAAGGACATTGTGTAGAAGCACTTTACGCCGTACTTGCAGATAAAGGCTTTTTCCCTGAAGAAGACTTGATGACCCTTTGCCAATACCAATCACCGTACATTGGACACCCAACAAAGGGAATTCCTGGTATGGAGCAAAATACGGGAGGACTTGGGCATGGGCTTCCTATTTGTTGTGGAAATGCTTTAGCAGCAAAGAAAGACAAGTCAAAAGTAAAGGTATTTACCATTTTGGGTGATGGAGAAATGGCAGAAGGCTCCAATTGGGAGGCTCTGATGTTTGCAGCTCATTATAAGCTTGATAACCTTTGTGCAGTTTTGGATTACAATAAGCTCCAAATCACTGGATCAAATGCCGATGTGATGGGCTTAGAGCCTGTGGCTAAAAAACTAGAAGCATTTGGATGGTCAGTAAGAGAGGTTGATGGACACGACATTGATGCTCTCATAGAAACCTTTGAGAGTCTTCCGTTCGAAAAAGACAAACCCTCATTTGTGATAGCACATACTGTGAAAGGCAAAGGAGTTAGTTATATGGAAAATAATATAAAGTGGCACCATGGTGTGCCCTCATTAGAGCAGTATGACCAAGCAATGGCCGAACTGGTTTAA
- a CDS encoding monosaccharide ABC transporter substrate-binding protein, CUT2 family has protein sequence MLAVYQNRKMKKSRFKFLPLILLTLFTVFSCGKKTGDEKPKIAVVISTLNNPWFVVLAEAAAENAQKLGYEAKIFDSQNNPATESDNFENLISSGFDAILFNPTDADGSIVNIMKAKAAGIPVFCMDREVNADDAATCQILSDNYSGCVDVGIEFVKSLGEKGKYVEILGLVGDNNTWARSGGFHSVVDKFPNLEMVAQQSADFDRNKAMEVLETMMQANPDISAVFCGNDAMALGAYQALLSAGKADKVKVFGFDGADEVIEKIKEGKIVATGLQHPLVMAETAAKYADEYIKGRTVFPQRVPVEVELINASNASQF, from the coding sequence ATGTTGGCTGTGTATCAAAATCGCAAAATGAAAAAATCAAGATTCAAATTTTTACCACTTATTCTGCTTACATTATTCACGGTATTTTCTTGTGGCAAAAAGACTGGTGACGAAAAGCCGAAAATAGCTGTGGTAATCTCTACGCTCAATAATCCATGGTTTGTCGTTTTAGCGGAGGCAGCGGCAGAAAATGCACAGAAACTTGGTTATGAGGCCAAAATATTTGATTCACAGAATAATCCGGCTACCGAGTCGGATAACTTCGAAAACCTTATTTCAAGTGGTTTTGATGCTATTTTATTCAACCCTACGGATGCAGATGGTTCTATTGTGAATATCATGAAAGCCAAAGCTGCCGGTATTCCGGTATTTTGTATGGATAGGGAAGTCAATGCGGATGATGCGGCAACTTGCCAGATTTTATCCGACAATTACTCTGGTTGTGTTGATGTTGGAATTGAATTCGTAAAGTCTTTAGGTGAAAAAGGAAAATATGTAGAAATATTGGGTCTAGTAGGTGATAACAATACTTGGGCTCGCTCAGGAGGTTTTCATTCTGTAGTGGATAAATTTCCAAATTTGGAGATGGTCGCACAGCAATCAGCGGATTTTGATAGAAACAAGGCCATGGAAGTACTCGAAACAATGATGCAAGCCAACCCGGATATCAGTGCTGTTTTTTGTGGAAATGATGCCATGGCACTTGGTGCTTATCAAGCTCTACTATCTGCAGGGAAAGCCGATAAAGTGAAGGTTTTTGGTTTTGATGGTGCCGATGAAGTCATTGAAAAAATCAAAGAAGGTAAAATTGTTGCAACAGGCTTACAGCATCCATTGGTAATGGCAGAAACGGCTGCAAAATATGCCGATGAATATATCAAAGGAAGAACGGTATTCCCACAGAGAGTACCTGTAGAAGTTGAATTAATTAATGCTTCCAACGCCTCTCAATTCTAG
- a CDS encoding monosaccharide ABC transporter ATP-binding protein, CUT2 family produces MLKAVNISKEFPGVKALNEVNLTFYPGMVNAILGENGAGKSTLLKILSGVYTSYEGEIILDNESVSFDNVKEAQAAGIAIIHQELNLIPHLSVAENLFLGREISNSFGFLNSQKMYDETKAVLQKLDLSISPNILVNKLKIGEQQLVEIAKALLTNARFIFMDEPTSALSDREIENLHRIIKNLKQENKTIVYISHKMDELFSIADHFSVLRDGCNISAGKMTDSTEEQLVRDMVGRDVKILPKDSLTLNSEEVLKVSDLSLKHPTIKGQNLLSDISFSLQKGEVLGIFGLMGAGRTELLESIFGLNKNKCSYELEIEGKPTNIKSPKDAIDQGIAFVTEDRKEEGLVLGMDIAENISLTQLKSFDLLNAGKDKSIAQKYIQSLKIKTPSEAEKCQNLSGGNQQKVVLAKWMVTNPKILFLDEPTRGIDINAKNEIYELIKEMAKNGLSVILVSSEIPEILTLSDRILVMAQGRIKATFSAQNATEDQLLKAAI; encoded by the coding sequence ATGCTGAAAGCTGTCAACATATCGAAGGAATTCCCTGGAGTGAAAGCACTAAACGAAGTGAATCTTACTTTTTACCCAGGAATGGTCAATGCCATTCTAGGAGAAAATGGAGCAGGTAAGTCTACACTTCTAAAGATACTTTCTGGTGTGTACACTTCTTACGAAGGAGAGATTATTTTAGATAACGAAAGTGTATCCTTTGATAATGTAAAGGAGGCTCAAGCTGCAGGAATAGCAATTATTCATCAAGAACTCAACCTTATTCCGCATTTAAGTGTTGCCGAAAATCTCTTTTTAGGCAGAGAGATTAGCAACAGTTTTGGCTTTTTGAATAGTCAAAAAATGTATGATGAAACCAAGGCTGTTTTACAAAAGCTAGACCTGTCTATTTCGCCAAATATTTTGGTAAATAAATTGAAAATAGGAGAGCAGCAACTTGTTGAAATCGCGAAAGCCCTACTGACAAATGCACGGTTCATTTTTATGGATGAACCCACATCGGCACTGAGTGATAGAGAAATTGAAAACCTTCACAGAATAATAAAGAACTTAAAGCAGGAAAATAAAACCATCGTTTACATTTCGCACAAAATGGATGAGTTATTTAGCATTGCGGATCATTTCAGCGTGCTCAGGGATGGGTGTAATATCAGTGCGGGCAAAATGACGGACTCCACCGAAGAGCAACTTGTTAGAGATATGGTGGGTAGAGATGTAAAAATACTGCCCAAAGACAGCCTTACTTTAAATAGCGAAGAGGTTTTGAAAGTTAGCGACCTTAGCCTAAAGCATCCTACCATCAAAGGGCAAAACCTTTTGTCGGATATTTCTTTTTCACTTCAAAAAGGAGAAGTTCTTGGGATTTTTGGATTGATGGGTGCCGGGAGAACAGAACTTTTGGAATCTATTTTTGGCCTGAACAAAAACAAATGTTCTTATGAGTTAGAAATTGAAGGGAAACCAACGAACATCAAATCTCCTAAAGATGCCATTGATCAAGGAATTGCTTTTGTAACCGAAGATCGAAAAGAAGAAGGCTTGGTTTTAGGAATGGATATTGCCGAAAATATCAGTCTTACGCAGTTAAAATCATTCGATTTATTAAATGCTGGCAAAGACAAAAGCATAGCTCAGAAATACATTCAGAGTTTAAAAATAAAAACACCATCGGAGGCTGAGAAATGTCAAAACCTAAGCGGTGGAAACCAACAAAAGGTAGTGCTTGCCAAATGGATGGTCACAAATCCTAAAATCTTGTTTTTGGATGAACCTACTCGTGGAATAGACATTAACGCCAAAAATGAGATTTACGAATTGATCAAGGAAATGGCAAAAAACGGATTAAGCGTCATTTTAGTTTCTTCCGAAATACCTGAAATTCTAACCTTATCTGATCGAATATTAGTAATGGCACAAGGCCGAATCAAAGCCACTTTCTCTGCCCAAAACGCAACCGAAGACCAACTTCTCAAAGCTGCTATATGA
- a CDS encoding transketolase subunit B, with protein sequence MNKPNLEIFSETLQHLAETDQQIMVVTSDSRGSGKLVPFGQKYPEQIVEVGIAEQNLVGVAAGLAAMDKKAFAVSPACFLTARALEQIKNDVCYSDNPVKLVGISAGVSYGALGTTHHSLHDFAVLRAINNITIVAPADNFETEETIKAAAQINTPFYIRFGKKAMPNSLSINENDQNDFQFGKGRLLTKGRDLTFIATGEGVWPAMQAAEKLKLEEGISCTVVSMHTIKPLDSELIAKLASNGAPIITVEEHSVYGGLGEAVGSYLLQNGFHNKFKIIGLPDDHTVHGSQVEIFDHYGISADGLSHIAIELLSANEAVNKQEELV encoded by the coding sequence ATGAACAAACCTAATTTAGAAATATTCTCAGAGACCCTTCAGCATCTTGCTGAAACGGATCAGCAAATTATGGTAGTTACCAGTGATTCTCGTGGTTCTGGTAAGTTGGTGCCATTTGGACAAAAATACCCTGAGCAAATTGTGGAGGTAGGTATTGCTGAGCAAAACCTAGTTGGAGTTGCAGCCGGCTTGGCAGCAATGGATAAAAAGGCCTTTGCCGTTTCTCCAGCTTGCTTCTTAACAGCGAGAGCTTTGGAGCAAATCAAAAATGACGTTTGTTACTCTGATAATCCAGTTAAACTTGTTGGTATTTCGGCAGGTGTGAGTTATGGTGCATTGGGAACCACACATCATAGCTTACATGATTTTGCAGTGTTAAGGGCCATCAATAATATTACAATTGTTGCTCCAGCGGATAACTTTGAAACAGAAGAAACGATTAAGGCTGCCGCTCAAATAAATACTCCATTTTATATTCGTTTTGGTAAAAAGGCGATGCCAAATTCACTTTCAATAAATGAAAATGATCAAAACGATTTCCAATTTGGAAAAGGACGGTTATTGACAAAAGGCCGTGACTTAACCTTTATTGCTACAGGGGAAGGGGTTTGGCCAGCTATGCAAGCCGCTGAGAAATTAAAACTTGAAGAGGGCATTAGTTGTACAGTGGTAAGTATGCACACCATAAAGCCCTTAGATTCTGAATTGATCGCCAAGTTGGCATCAAATGGTGCCCCCATCATTACGGTTGAAGAGCACTCTGTTTATGGTGGACTAGGAGAAGCAGTAGGGTCTTATCTGTTGCAAAATGGCTTTCATAATAAGTTTAAGATCATTGGTTTGCCAGACGATCATACTGTCCATGGTTCTCAGGTTGAGATTTTTGATCATTATGGAATTTCGGCAGATGGATTGAGTCATATAGCAATAGAATTATTGAGTGCAAATGAGGCTGTAAACAAGCAAGAAGAATTGGTCTAA
- a CDS encoding GxxExxY protein, translating to MSSHAKHKDLTEQIIKAFYVVYNELGYGFLEKVYQNALYIELKSNALSVEAQKQTKVFYKVLSVGDYYPDLIVENKIILELKAAECIIPEFENQIINYLRATDVEVGLLLNFGKKPEIRRKVFDNELKKKTV from the coding sequence ATGAGCAGTCATGCTAAACATAAAGATTTAACTGAACAAATCATAAAGGCATTTTATGTCGTTTACAATGAACTCGGTTATGGCTTTCTTGAAAAAGTTTACCAAAATGCACTGTATATAGAACTGAAATCTAATGCTTTATCCGTTGAGGCTCAAAAACAGACGAAAGTGTTTTACAAAGTGTTATCCGTTGGTGATTACTATCCTGACTTAATTGTCGAAAATAAGATAATTCTAGAATTAAAAGCAGCCGAATGCATAATACCTGAATTTGAAAACCAAATAATTAATTACTTAAGAGCCACCGATGTTGAAGTTGGATTGTTATTGAATTTTGGAAAAAAACCAGAAATAAGAAGAAAAGTTTTTGATAATGAGTTGAAGAAAAAAACCGTGTAA
- a CDS encoding glycerol kinase encodes MKYILAIDQGTSSTKTIIFDAEGNAVAKGHADLHTDYFDNGHVEQYPEGIFQNVKDSVNLCFKEFTNKGFELNQIASCGISNQRETFVVWDKEGKPLAPAVVWACKRSVAVCQKLIADGQNDFIKERTGLIIDPYFSATKLLWLIENNTAIKAKVENGEVYFGTVDCWILYKMTNGKVFKTDYTNAHRTLLLNINTLTWDSEILKMWGLEKLNLPEVCASSFNFGDWSFKWDEDFFGNADERRSATHKIPITAMIGDSHAATFGEGCFEQGTAKVTMGTGSSIMMNIGDKPVVSKNGMLTTVCWSTEGRVDFALEGAIVSCGSTIEWLKNELGFFQNPADTEAMSASLTDNAGVYLIPAFSGLGAPHWQMDRKASIEGMTFGTTKKHIIRAALESIPYQIKDVVAAMQKDMDKPLKSISINGGLSRNKFVLHFLADLLEIPLHRQSNPDVSALGAAYLAGLKSGVYQSIEQLKALNLAKTSTVEPNNANSLVHKGYEGWQSLVQKN; translated from the coding sequence ATGAAATACATCCTAGCCATAGACCAAGGAACAAGCAGCACAAAAACCATCATTTTTGATGCCGAAGGAAATGCTGTTGCTAAAGGCCATGCGGACCTTCATACCGACTATTTTGACAATGGACATGTAGAGCAATATCCCGAAGGTATTTTTCAAAATGTGAAAGACTCCGTAAATCTTTGTTTCAAGGAATTCACCAATAAAGGTTTTGAACTTAATCAAATTGCTTCATGTGGTATTTCCAATCAAAGAGAAACATTTGTTGTTTGGGATAAAGAAGGAAAACCACTCGCACCAGCAGTTGTATGGGCTTGCAAAAGATCAGTAGCAGTATGCCAAAAGCTAATAGCTGATGGTCAGAACGATTTTATAAAAGAACGCACAGGGTTAATTATTGACCCATATTTCTCTGCAACGAAACTCCTTTGGCTCATTGAAAACAACACAGCCATAAAAGCCAAAGTTGAAAATGGTGAAGTATATTTTGGTACAGTCGATTGTTGGATTTTGTATAAAATGACCAATGGAAAAGTCTTTAAAACAGACTATACCAATGCCCATCGAACCTTACTACTCAATATTAATACTTTGACATGGGATAGTGAGATATTGAAAATGTGGGGGCTCGAAAAATTGAATTTGCCTGAAGTATGTGCCTCTTCTTTCAATTTTGGTGATTGGTCTTTCAAATGGGATGAAGATTTCTTTGGAAACGCAGATGAACGCAGATCAGCAACGCATAAAATTCCAATAACGGCAATGATAGGGGACTCTCATGCAGCCACTTTTGGTGAAGGTTGTTTTGAGCAAGGCACTGCCAAGGTTACCATGGGTACAGGAAGCTCCATCATGATGAACATTGGCGACAAGCCAGTGGTTTCTAAAAATGGGATGTTGACCACCGTTTGTTGGAGTACAGAAGGTAGAGTTGATTTTGCTCTAGAAGGAGCAATTGTTTCGTGTGGTTCCACCATTGAATGGCTTAAAAACGAACTAGGCTTTTTCCAAAACCCTGCCGATACCGAAGCAATGTCAGCGTCACTTACAGATAATGCCGGCGTATATCTCATTCCAGCTTTTAGTGGATTAGGAGCACCGCACTGGCAAATGGATAGAAAAGCATCCATAGAAGGAATGACCTTTGGTACAACAAAAAAACATATAATAAGAGCTGCCTTAGAAAGCATTCCTTATCAAATAAAAGACGTAGTAGCGGCCATGCAAAAAGACATGGACAAGCCGCTAAAATCAATTTCTATCAACGGCGGATTGAGCCGTAACAAGTTTGTGCTTCATTTCCTTGCTGACCTACTAGAGATTCCTTTACATAGACAATCCAATCCTGACGTTTCTGCCCTGGGTGCGGCATATCTCGCAGGCCTAAAAAGTGGAGTTTACCAAAGCATTGAGCAATTAAAGGCACTAAACCTTGCCAAAACCAGCACCGTTGAACCTAATAATGCGAATTCATTAGTGCATAAAGGATATGAAGGTTGGCAAAGCTTGGTTCAAAAGAACTAA
- a CDS encoding Predicted lipoprotein gives MNKTLKYGLGLVALVLLAYNSVYFTDLDEMKAIQENGIDFSQKATELYEGILSKSSSVEVATLAAELNSDVDSTFAKYGNRLGIGNSAYFMVAADGVITKINGGELELKTNGGRSIKVETKFIFGNAIRDASGLVALTDYKTNAEFNKLSEALNTHIREQVIPASIAGLQVNDQVKVVGALKLSKSEPLNNQMEILPVSIQK, from the coding sequence ATGAATAAAACACTCAAATACGGACTGGGCTTGGTGGCTCTTGTTTTACTTGCCTATAATTCGGTTTATTTCACGGATTTGGACGAAATGAAAGCTATTCAAGAAAATGGCATTGATTTTAGCCAAAAAGCAACCGAGCTGTACGAAGGTATTTTAAGTAAAAGCTCAAGTGTAGAAGTAGCAACTTTGGCCGCAGAGCTAAACTCTGATGTTGATTCTACTTTTGCCAAATACGGAAATCGCCTTGGGATTGGTAATTCTGCCTACTTTATGGTAGCTGCGGATGGTGTTATTACCAAAATAAATGGAGGAGAGCTGGAGCTTAAAACCAATGGCGGAAGAAGTATAAAAGTTGAAACAAAGTTCATTTTTGGTAACGCCATTAGAGATGCTTCTGGCCTTGTAGCCCTCACAGATTATAAAACCAACGCTGAATTCAATAAGCTTTCAGAAGCATTAAACACGCACATTAGGGAGCAAGTCATTCCAGCATCCATAGCTGGTTTGCAGGTAAATGATCAGGTAAAGGTTGTAGGTGCTTTGAAACTTAGCAAGTCGGAACCTCTCAATAATCAAATGGAAATTCTCCCTGTGTCTATTCAAAAGTAA
- a CDS encoding L-fucose isomerase yields the protein MTIGVIIGNRDFFPDSLVEKARTEIIEVFGKLNLKPILLETTATKLGGVETFQEAQKCAELFKAHREEISGVLVLLPNFGDEKGVADTLKLAGLNVPVLIQAYPDDLSKMNVVNRRDSWCGKISVCNNLYQYGIKYSLTSQHVSLPSSDIFQRDLKDFVAVCRVTKGLKSVRIGAIGARPGAFNTVRYSEKILQRNGITVTTFDLSEILGRANKLTGNDAKVKQHIESINAYAPKGKTPNEAMIQIAKLDVVLKEIMEEYALDATAIQCWTSLQQNYGCNVCTSMSIMSENMLPSACEVDVTGTLSMYAMQLASGSPSALVDWNNNYADDPEKCVLFHCGNWAKSFIPDLEISNAPILGTTVGVENTYGALDGRTPAMPLTYGRISTDDPNGVIKAYIGEGELTDDPLKTFGNRAVAQIKDLEGLMKYVCKNGFEHHVVMNASKTASILEEALSNYMGWEVYRH from the coding sequence ATGACAATAGGCGTAATAATCGGTAATAGAGACTTTTTCCCAGATAGTTTAGTAGAAAAAGCAAGAACAGAAATTATAGAGGTTTTTGGTAAATTAAATCTAAAACCAATCCTTCTAGAAACCACTGCGACCAAACTAGGAGGAGTAGAGACTTTTCAAGAAGCCCAAAAATGTGCTGAACTTTTCAAAGCACATAGAGAAGAGATCAGCGGAGTGCTGGTTCTCCTGCCCAACTTTGGAGATGAAAAAGGTGTAGCCGATACCCTTAAGCTTGCTGGTCTTAATGTACCAGTACTTATTCAGGCATATCCAGATGACCTTTCAAAAATGAACGTGGTTAATCGCCGCGATTCATGGTGCGGAAAAATCTCTGTTTGTAATAACCTTTATCAATACGGAATCAAGTACTCTTTGACTTCTCAGCACGTGAGTTTGCCTTCATCTGATATTTTTCAGAGAGACTTAAAAGACTTCGTTGCGGTCTGTAGAGTTACAAAAGGCTTAAAATCAGTGAGAATAGGAGCAATAGGTGCTCGTCCAGGAGCATTTAATACGGTAAGGTATTCTGAGAAAATTCTTCAAAGAAATGGCATCACAGTTACCACTTTTGACCTTTCAGAAATACTTGGAAGAGCTAATAAACTTACAGGCAATGATGCAAAAGTAAAGCAACACATTGAAAGCATTAATGCATATGCTCCAAAGGGTAAAACACCAAATGAGGCAATGATTCAAATTGCTAAACTGGATGTTGTGCTCAAGGAAATAATGGAAGAATATGCTTTGGATGCAACAGCCATTCAGTGCTGGACTTCTCTGCAGCAAAACTATGGTTGCAATGTATGTACAAGTATGAGTATTATGAGCGAAAACATGTTGCCGTCTGCTTGTGAAGTTGACGTAACTGGAACGCTGTCAATGTACGCCATGCAGCTTGCATCTGGTTCCCCAAGTGCCTTGGTAGACTGGAACAATAACTATGCTGACGATCCCGAAAAATGTGTGCTTTTCCACTGTGGAAACTGGGCAAAGTCATTTATTCCTGATTTAGAAATTAGTAATGCACCTATTTTAGGAACTACAGTAGGAGTAGAGAATACTTATGGAGCATTGGACGGTCGTACGCCTGCCATGCCATTAACTTATGGAAGAATAAGTACAGATGATCCTAATGGTGTCATAAAAGCTTACATCGGCGAAGGTGAATTAACCGATGATCCTTTAAAAACTTTCGGTAATCGTGCCGTTGCCCAAATTAAGGATTTAGAAGGCTTAATGAAATATGTATGCAAGAATGGATTTGAGCACCATGTTGTCATGAACGCCTCCAAAACAGCCTCCATTCTAGAAGAAGCCCTGAGTAACTATATGGGTTGGGAGGTTTATAGGCATTAA
- a CDS encoding DNA-binding transcriptional regulator of sugar metabolism, DeoR/GlpR family has protein sequence MLANQRREKILDLLKEDGSAKVVNLAKLFKVTEVTIRQDLEKLEAEDLIVKEHGGAFIKNVEDQVKSFSLVHQDNLDKKEAIGEKCLEFIESGDTIILDSGSTTTEIAKKIKSSGIKNLTIITNSLNIALMLGTAPDIEVIMTGGEFKPPTLSLTGQKAADFFKGLYVQKLFLATAGISLKAGLTYPSISDIVVKKAMIDAAEVVYLVADSTKIGKSALASLGALGLIDIIITDSGIKEKHVEVFKENEIEIIVA, from the coding sequence ATGCTAGCAAATCAACGTAGAGAAAAAATACTAGACCTATTGAAGGAAGACGGTTCTGCCAAAGTGGTAAACCTAGCTAAGCTTTTCAAGGTAACTGAGGTAACGATTCGTCAGGACTTAGAAAAGCTTGAGGCTGAAGATTTAATTGTAAAAGAACACGGAGGGGCTTTTATAAAAAATGTAGAAGACCAAGTCAAGAGTTTTTCATTAGTACATCAAGATAACTTGGACAAAAAAGAAGCCATCGGAGAGAAGTGCTTGGAGTTTATTGAGAGTGGTGACACGATCATATTAGACTCGGGAAGTACAACTACTGAGATCGCCAAGAAAATCAAGAGTTCTGGAATTAAAAACCTTACAATAATTACAAATTCTCTCAACATTGCTTTGATGCTAGGTACAGCTCCTGACATAGAAGTTATAATGACGGGAGGCGAGTTTAAGCCACCAACCCTTTCTTTGACTGGGCAAAAGGCGGCAGACTTTTTCAAAGGGCTTTATGTACAAAAGCTATTTTTGGCAACGGCAGGAATTTCGCTAAAAGCTGGTTTGACTTATCCTAGTATCAGCGACATTGTGGTAAAGAAAGCAATGATAGATGCAGCTGAGGTAGTTTACTTAGTAGCAGATAGTACAAAAATTGGTAAAAGTGCATTAGCTAGCTTAGGTGCTTTAGGTTTGATTGATATTATTATCACAGACTCAGGAATTAAAGAAAAGCACGTAGAGGTATTTAAAGAAAACGAGATAGAAATAATAGTTGCATAG